Below is a genomic region from Pseudomonas berkeleyensis.
CGGGTAGGTCAGCGCCTTCTTGATCTTGGCCTTAAGTGCTTCGGTCTTTTCCTTGTAGGTCGCCACTCGGTCGAGCAGGGTTTCCAGGGCGCCGGACTGCTCCCCGGAATCGACCAGGTTGCAGTACAGGTCGTCGAAGTATTTGGGTTGTTTGCGCAGGGCCGAGGCGAAGCTGTTACCCGCGGCTACCTCCTGCTTGAGATCCTCCACCAGCTTACGCATATTGGGGTTATCGAAACCCTCTGCGATGATGTCAAAGCTCTGCAGTAGCGGTACACCGGCTTTCATCATAGTCGCCATCTGGCGTGTAAATAGGGCAATATCAAGAGGCTTGATTTTCTTGCCTTTGCCCAATGAAAAGCTGGATTTGGGACGTACCTTGGTCGGGTTAATGCCTTGTTTGCGCAGTTGCGCTTTTATCAGCGCTGGGTTTTGCCCGCTGAGCTCCCCTTTCACCTTACCGCCCTTGCGGTCGGTGCCTTCCCAGACGAAAGTGCTGGTTTTCAGAGCTTTTGTCGCCATGGGTTAGTCCTTGGTCACGCGGTTGATTTCCTCCAGGCTGGTCACGCCTTGCATGGCTTTGAGCAGACCGGAGGCACGCAAATCATTAAAGCCATCTTTGCGCATTTGTGCTGCGATATCGATGGAGTTGCCTTCCTCCATGATAATCCGTTGTAGGTTGGGCGTGTTTTTAACTACTTCATAAATCCCGACGCGGCCCTTGTAGCCATTTTTGCAGTTTTCGCAGCCTACCGGGCCGTAGAGCTTGAAAGTGCCGATCTTGTCTTCAGGGAAACCTTCGACCAATTGGGTTTCACGTGGTACGTCCACTTCCTTCTTGCAGTGGCTGCAAAGTTTGCGGGCCAGGCGCTGGGCGATGATCAGGTTGACCGAAGTGGCGATGTTGAAGGATGGCACTCCCATATTGCGCAGGCGCGTAAGGGTTTCCGCGGCACTGTTGGTGTGCAGTGTGGACATCACCATGTGGCCGGTCTGCGCCGCCTTTACTGCAATAGAGGCAGTATCCAGGTCACGAATCTCTCCGACCATGATGATATCCGGATCCTGGCGCAGAAAGGCGCGTAGGGCTGCGGTAAAGTCCATTCCTTGCTTGGGGTTTACGTTGACCTGGTTGATGCCTTCCAGGTTTATTTCCACCGGGTCTTCGGCGGTGGAGATATTCACGTCGGGGGTGTTGAGGATATTAAGGCCTGTATAGAGCGAAACCGTCTTGCCGGAACCGGTAGGGCCGGTCACAAGGATCATGCCTTGTGGCTGCTTAAGAGCGGCCATATACAGCTCTTTCTGGCTTTCCTCATAGCCAAGGGCATCGATACCCATCTGTGCGCTGGTGGGGTCGAGAATTCGCATCACGATTTTTTCGCCCCATAGGGTGGGTAGGGTATTGACCCGAAAGTCGATAGCCTTGTTCTTGGAAATCTTCATCTTGATCCGTCCATCCTGCGGTTTGCGCCGCTCGGAGATGTCCAGCGCAGCCATCACCTTGAGGCGGGCGGCAATCCGGGGGGCCAACTGTATAGGCGGACGGGCTGTCTCATGCAGGATTCCGTCGGTACGAAATCGCACTCGGTAGGCTTTTTCATAGGGTTCAAAGTGCAGGTCAGACGAGCCCAGGCGGATAGCGTCCAGTAGCATCTTGTTAACGAAGCGTACGACCGGGGCGTCGTCTGCGTCGTTGCCACCCGCAGTGTCGGCCTTGTCATCATCGACGGCTTCTACGTCCAAACCGTCCAAGTCGACATCAGCAAGATCCTCCATGCCGCTGCCGGTTGAATCGAAGAACTTCTCGATCGCATCGCCAAGCTTGTCGTCTTCTACCAACACTGCTTCGGTGTTCAGGCCTGTACTGAACTGAATATCGGTAACGGATTGGTGGTTGGTCGGGTCGGATACGCCGATAAATAGCTTGTTGCCACGGCGCCAGAGTGGCAATGCGCGGTGTTGCCTGATTAGCTTTTCGCTTATCAGATCCCTGGGCTGGCCTTCCTTATCGATAGCCGACAAGTCGATAAAAGCTACACCAAATTGCTCAGAAGCCAGTTCTGCCAAGTCGCGACTCTTGACCAGTTTGTTTTGTACCAGATAGGTCACTAATGGAACCTGGTTACGTTTTGCCTGTGTCTGAGCTTGCTGGGCACTCTTCTCATCCAGCAACTGCGCCGCGACGATCTGTCTGGCTAGGCCGGAAAGGGAAACCGCATCGTTCATGATGTACCTCTTACGCGAATGCCTGCCTTATAGCGCACACAGCAGTTGCTGCCAAACGCTTGTCGTGAGAGTGACAAAAAAAGTCAATTTGTGTCGTGTAATGGGGTGTGACGGAGTGAGATGGTGTTCGTTAGCAGTATATTGTATAGGGCTACTGGAGTTGGCACGCGATCTGCATTTTCGTGGGCAGGGCGTAGAGCCTGCTATTAACTAGGAGATAATCAATGAAAGCTCAAATGCAAAAGGGTTTTACTCTGATCGAACTGATGATCGTGGTTGCGATTATCGGTATTCTGGCTGCTATCGCGCTGCCGGCTTATCAGAACTATGTTACAAAATCGGCCGATAATGCTTGTTTGAGTGAAGCAGCAGCATGGACCAAGTCTGCCGTTGCTGCTTTGACAACTGATATGACTGCACCTGCTTGGGCGGCTAAGTCTTGTGATGATGGCGCGGCGCCGACTGCTGCATTGACTGGTACCTTCACCACTGGCAGTACTAAAGGTACAGGCGCTGCTGTTGTTACTTGTACCTTTGATACTGCAACCTGCGAGATTTAAAAGCTGTTTATTGGTTGTAATGATTTATAAGTGGTTATTTATCATTAATCCCCGAGAGCTCGGGGATTAATGTTTTCTGGGTCGGTATCTATCCGTTTTCTTTATTCTGTATATGAGCTATGCAGCTTTTAAGGTTCAACAGGATCATCATTATGAAATCGAAAGGTTTTACTCTGATTGAACTGATGATTGTGATCGCTGTAATTGGTATCCTGGCTGCCATCGCGCTGCCTGCCTATCAAGATTACACTCGTGCCTCTGCCGACAAGGCCTGCCTGATGGAGGCCAAGGCTTATGCCAGTAATGCATTGGCGCAACTGAGTATCGAACAGGTGCCTGCTACTCCGGCGGGTACGTTAGCCTGTCAGTCGTACACTGGCGCCAATGCGGCCCTTACTGCTACTGGCTCGTTCACCGCCGTTCCGCGCGCACCGGGCACTGCGTCTGTCACCTGTGATCTAGCCACTGGTGGTACCTGTACTCAGTAAACTGCTGCTTAAAAGGCGTTTGGGGAAAAACTTCCCGATTTTGGCAAAAGTGGAAGTGATTGGCTGCGGTTGGTGGGAGCGCTTTTTACAGGGCCAACCGCATCGACAAATCCACTGCCTTCACATCCTTGGTCAGCGTCCCCAGCGAGATGTAATCCACACCAGTCTCAGCTATCACGCGCAAGGTGCTGTCATTGATCCCCCCCGAAGCTTCTAGCTTGGCGCGGCCGGCGGTAAGTTTCACGGCTTCGCGCATATCTTCCAGTGACAGTTCGTCGAGCATAACGATATCGGCTCCCGCTTCCAGCGCTTCGCGGAGTTCTTCCAAGCTCTCTACTTCGACTTCCACCGGCTTGCCCGGGGCTATCTGGTGGGCGGCGCTGATGGCCTGGGCGATGCCGCCGCAGGCGGCGATATGGTTTTCCTTTATAAGGAAGGCGTCGAACAGGCCGATGCGGTGGTTATGGCAACCGCCGCAGGTCACGGCATATTTCTGCGCCAGACGCAGGCCGGGCAGGGTCTTGCGGGTGTCCAGCAGCTTTACCTGAGTGCCTTCGACCAGGTCGGCATACTGGCGGCAGCGGGTGGCGACGGCAGAAAGCGTCTGCAGGAAGTTCAGTGCGCTGCGCTCGCCGCTGAGCAGGGCGCGAGCCGGGCCTTCAAGGGTGAACAGGGTTTGGTCGGCGTGAACTCGGTCGCCGTCCTGCACCTGCCAATGCACCGCGACGCGTGGGTCGAGCTGACGAAATACTGCGTCCACCCAGGCCGTGCCGCAAATCACAGCGTCTTCGCGGGT
It encodes:
- the pilB gene encoding type IV-A pilus assembly ATPase PilB; this encodes MNDAVSLSGLARQIVAAQLLDEKSAQQAQTQAKRNQVPLVTYLVQNKLVKSRDLAELASEQFGVAFIDLSAIDKEGQPRDLISEKLIRQHRALPLWRRGNKLFIGVSDPTNHQSVTDIQFSTGLNTEAVLVEDDKLGDAIEKFFDSTGSGMEDLADVDLDGLDVEAVDDDKADTAGGNDADDAPVVRFVNKMLLDAIRLGSSDLHFEPYEKAYRVRFRTDGILHETARPPIQLAPRIAARLKVMAALDISERRKPQDGRIKMKISKNKAIDFRVNTLPTLWGEKIVMRILDPTSAQMGIDALGYEESQKELYMAALKQPQGMILVTGPTGSGKTVSLYTGLNILNTPDVNISTAEDPVEINLEGINQVNVNPKQGMDFTAALRAFLRQDPDIIMVGEIRDLDTASIAVKAAQTGHMVMSTLHTNSAAETLTRLRNMGVPSFNIATSVNLIIAQRLARKLCSHCKKEVDVPRETQLVEGFPEDKIGTFKLYGPVGCENCKNGYKGRVGIYEVVKNTPNLQRIIMEEGNSIDIAAQMRKDGFNDLRASGLLKAMQGVTSLEEINRVTKD
- the nadC gene encoding carboxylating nicotinate-nucleotide diphosphorylase, producing the protein MPNLNLADLSSEIEANVRRALAEDIGSGDITAQLIPAERLASARVITREDAVICGTAWVDAVFRQLDPRVAVHWQVQDGDRVHADQTLFTLEGPARALLSGERSALNFLQTLSAVATRCRQYADLVEGTQVKLLDTRKTLPGLRLAQKYAVTCGGCHNHRIGLFDAFLIKENHIAACGGIAQAISAAHQIAPGKPVEVEVESLEELREALEAGADIVMLDELSLEDMREAVKLTAGRAKLEASGGINDSTLRVIAETGVDYISLGTLTKDVKAVDLSMRLAL